From the genome of Labrus bergylta chromosome 12, fLabBer1.1, whole genome shotgun sequence, one region includes:
- the rtel1 gene encoding regulator of telomere elongation helicase 1 isoform X2, which produces MMTSLTLNGVTVKFPFPPYDCQKDYMSKVVECLQKKVNGVLESPTGTGKTLCLLCATLAWREHFKDTISARKISEKLGGEEMFPNTPMASWGTAATDGETPTYYTDVPKIIYASRTHSQLAQVINELKNTSYRPKVCVLGSREQLCINQEVMRQESNHIKVHMCRAKVSTRSCVFYNNVEEKSTDKDLANSILDVEDLVKYGNKQRVCPYYLSRSLKQQADIIFMPYNYLLDPKSRRAHNIELKGAVIIFDEAHNVEKTCEESTSFDLTPYDVASAITAVDRLLSEQAKGVGNGDSVSEDFNVESLNSGLKLDIQSVAKIKQILLDLEAAIDSYDVPGDRGITKPGIFIYELLERAHLTYDTKTPVYEALEQISGHLAGQSGIFMNTGGLQKLSDIIQLVFCGEPTEKDRQLRMQSNTAHFKVHIHRDTSNQKKKNTDVWASSSSKKQGNILSYWCFSPGFSMQDLKNQEVRCIILTSGTLSPLTSFTSEMRIEFPVTLENKHVIERDQIFVTVIDRGPDGVELSSAFDRRFIPENMASLGNTIANLSRVVPHGLLVFFPSFPLMEKTLEFWRAHGHADRIENVKPMFVEPKGKGTFNEVIDGYYSKVNDPASKGGSFFAVTRGKASEGLDFANTFGRGVIITGLPFPPRMDPRVVLKMQFLDEMSRKKVPGMKYLSGQEWYRQQAFRAVNQAIGRVIRHKDDYGAIFLCDQRFKGFSARDQLPAWVKPYVRVSDSFGNIVRDVSQFFRVAQKLRPFVEKKAPAEQSGGTAWEPAPQSSGFTSCSASQSSNAQKAKALDAHLPSLKRRRLNNQAGAAGMAKICIEYEQEVQESHRRPVNLLDALERGDHCGGEDGDTLVGEERANRLSTLSLQYDKRMEDELRGGKRKIKLVQEQRKSSSVDASDEAKAGRAKNFLAEMKKSLSAVNFDRVVKALQTYKKTDDLDALLTEAAVLTEDANTHNLLRGLYQFVRPHHKKRFDEKCQELTGHGCGYKPEHSLAKDMKKALVQTASDRQPAAGLTSSTSCTQLNTQQLNKGGEHLSQQGLKEPPKGSAPKSEVHTAFLADVKKSLGAEKSSQLFQAVLSYKKSDSYENLVSTVVSLLTERDEDFNLLIRFGTFIRPHHKKQYKEMLDALIGRSDSANDVCAAVRNVQQENNLSSTPLKTQSKISGFFSSSQRK; this is translated from the exons ATGATGACTTCACTGACTCTGAACGGAGTCACGGTGAagtttccttttcctccttaTGACTGTCAGAAGGACTACATGAGCAAAGTGGTTGAATGTCTTCAAAAG AAGGTGAACGGGGTCCTGGAGAGTCCCACGGGTACAGGCAAGACCCTGTGCCTGCTCTGTGCCACCCTGGCCTGGAGAGAGCACTTTAAGGACACCATCTCCGCTCGTAAGATATCAGAGAAGCTGGGCGGGGAGGAGATGTTCCCGAACACACCCATGGCATCATGGGGGACGGCCGCCACAGACGGAGAGACACCGA ccTACTACACAGATGTTCCAAAGATCATATATGCATCCAGGACACACTCTCAGCTGGCACAGGTGATCAATGAGTTAAAGAACACTTCATACAG ACCTAAGGTGTGTGTGCTGGGATCCAGAGAGCAGCTGTGTATCAACCAGGAAGTGATGCGTCAGGAGAGCAACCACATCAAG GTCCATATGTGCAGAGCAAAGGTCTCCACCAGGTCGTGTGTCTTCTACAATAATGTTGAAG AGAAGAGCACTGACAAAGACTTGGCAAACTCTATCCTCGACGTGGAAGACTTGGTGAAATATGGCAACAAACAAAG GGTTTGTCCTTACTACCTCTCCCGTTCCTTGAAACAGCAAGCAGACATCATATTTATGCCGTATAACTACCTGCTGGATCCAAAG AGTCGCAGGGCGCACAACATCGAGCTAAAAGGAGCTGTGATCATCTTTGATGAAGCTCACAATGTG GAGAAGACGTGTGAAGAATCGACCTCATTCGACCTGACGCCTTACGATGTAGCCTCGGCCATCACAGCTGTGGACCGGCTGCTGTCTGAGCAGGCGAAAGGCGTCGGCAACGGAGACTCTGTGTCCGAAGACTTCAACGTAGAATCACTCAACTCGG gtttaAAATTAGACATTCAGTCGGTCGCTAAGATCAAAC AAATTCTGCTGGATCTGGAAGCCGCCATCGATTCCTACGATGTTCCAGGTGACAGAGGCATCACAAAGCCAGGAAT CTTCATCTATGAGCTGCTGGAGAGAGCACACCTGACCTACGACACCAAGACACCCGTTTATGAAGCTCTGGAGCAGATCAGCGGACACTTAGCAGGAc AATCGGGAATATTCATGAACACAGGGGGACTGCAGAAGCTGTCGGATATCATTCAG CTCGTGTTTTGTGGTGAACCAACAGAAAAGGACAGACAGCTGAGGATGCAGTCCAACACGGCTCATTTTAAG GTTCACATCCACCGAGACACCAGcaatcagaagaagaagaacactgaCGTTTGGGCTTCGTCTTCATCAAAGAAACAAG GAAACATTTTGAGCTATTGGTGCTTTTCTCCGGGCTTCAGCATGCAGGATCTGAAGAATCAGGAAGTCCGCTGCATCATTCTGACCAGCGGGACTCTCTCCCCTCTGACCTCGTTCACCTCTGAGATGAGGAT AGAATTCCCGGTGACTCTGGAGAACAAACACGTGATCGAGCGGGATCAGATCTTTGTCACTGTCATTGATCGAGGCCCCGATGGAGTCGAGTTAAGTTCAGCGTTCGACAGAAG GTTTATTCCTGAAAACATGGCGTCCTTAGGAAACACAATTG CCAACCTGAGTCGAGTGGTCCCTCACGGCCTCTTGGTGttttttccctccttccctTTGATGGAGAAAACTCTGGAGTTCTGGAGA GCTCACGGACATGCAGACCGCATAGAGAACGTGAAGCCCATGTTTGTTGAACCGAAAGGAAAGGGAACCTTTAACGAG GTTATTGACGGATATTACAGCAAAGTCAACGATCCAGCATCCAAAGGGGGGTCTTTCTTTGCAGTGACCCGAGGGAAG GCCAGTGAGGGTCTGGATTTTGCCAACACCTTTGGTCGGGGTGTCATCATAACCGGCCTTCCTTTCCCTCCAAGGATGGACCCTCGAGTCGTCCTGAAGATGCAGTTCTTGGATGAGATGAGCAGAAAGAAAGTTCCTGGAATGAAG tacctgtCTGGTCAGGAGTGGTATCGGCAGCAGGCTTTCAGAGCCGTGAATCAGGCCATCGGTCGAGTGATTCGACATAAAGACGACTACGGAGCCATCTTCCTGTGTGATCAGAG GTTTAAAGGCTTCTCCGCTCGGGATCAGCTTCCAGCGTGGGTCAAGCCTTACGTGCGTGTGTCCGACAGCTTCGGGAACATAGTCCGAGACGTCTCTCAGTTCTTCAGGGTCGCACAGAAACTG AGGCCTTTTGTGGAGAAGAAAGCTCCTGCAGAGCAGAGCGGTGGGACAGCGTGGGAACCCGCCCCTCAATCCTCTGGCTTCACTTCGTGCTCCGCCTCCCAAAGCTCGAATGCGCAGAAGGCCAAGGCGCTGGACGCTCACCTGCCCAgcctgaagaggaggagactca ACAATCAAGCTGGAGCGGCCGGGATGGCCAAGATCTGCATCGAGTACGAGCAGGAGGTGCAGGAGAGTCACAGGAGGCCGGTCAACCTGCTGGATGCTCTGGAGCGAGGAGACCACTGCGGCGGAGAGGACGGGGATACTCTTGTGGGAGAGGAGAGG gCAAACCGTTTGTCCACGCTGTCTCTTCAATATGACAAGAGGATGGAGGACGAGCTGCGGGGGGGCAAGCGGAAAATCAAACTGGTCCAAGAGCAG AGAAAGAGCTCGTCTGTGGACGCTTCTGATGAGGCGAAAGCCGGCAGAGCGAAAAACTTCCTGGCAGAGATGAAGAAGTCTCTGAGCGCGGTGAACTTTGACCGCGTCGTGAAGGCTCTGCAGACGTACAAAAAGACGGACGACCTGGACGCTCTGCTGACTGAAGCCGCCGTCTTAACTGAAGACGCTAACACTCACAATCTGCTGCGGG GCCTCTACCAGTTTGTTCGGCCTCATCACAAGAAGAGGTTCGATGAGAAATGTCAGGAGCTGACGGGACACGGCTGCGGATACAAACCGGAACACTCGCTGGCAAAGGACATGAAGAAAGCTCTGGTGCAGACCG CGTCAGACAGACAGCCTGCTGCAGgtctcacctcctccacctcctgcacTCAGCTGAACACTCAACAGCTCAACAAAGGAGGAGAACACCTGAGCCAGCAGGGACTAAAAGAACCTCCGAAag GTTCTGCTCCAAAGAGTGAAGTCCACACCGCTTTTCTGGCAGATGTGAAAAAGTCTCTCGGCGCAGAGAAGTCGTCTCAGCTCTTCCAGGCCGTCCTGAGCTACAAGAAGAGCGACAGCTATGAGAACCTGGTGAGCACGGTGGTGAGCTTATTAACCGAGAGAGACGAGGACTTCAACCTGCTGATCA gaTTTGGCACGTTTATTCGCCCTCACCATAAGAAGCAGTACAAAGAGATGCTGGATGCTCTGATCGGTCGGTCGGATTCTGCTAACgatgtttgtgctgctgtgaggaACGTCCAGCAAGAGAACA attTATCGTCGACGCCTTTGAAGACACAAAGCAAGATATCCGGTTTCTTTTCAAGCAGCCAAAGAAAATAG
- the rtel1 gene encoding regulator of telomere elongation helicase 1 isoform X1: MMTSLTLNGVTVKFPFPPYDCQKDYMSKVVECLQKKVNGVLESPTGTGKTLCLLCATLAWREHFKDTISARKISEKLGGEEMFPNTPMASWGTAATDGETPTYYTDVPKIIYASRTHSQLAQVINELKNTSYRPKVCVLGSREQLCINQEVMRQESNHIKVHMCRAKVSTRSCVFYNNVEEKSTDKDLANSILDVEDLVKYGNKQRVCPYYLSRSLKQQADIIFMPYNYLLDPKSRRAHNIELKGAVIIFDEAHNVEKTCEESTSFDLTPYDVASAITAVDRLLSEQAKGVGNGDSVSEDFNVESLNSGLKLDIQSVAKIKQILLDLEAAIDSYDVPGDRGITKPGIFIYELLERAHLTYDTKTPVYEALEQISGHLAGQSGIFMNTGGLQKLSDIIQLVFCGEPTEKDRQLRMQSNTAHFKVHIHRDTSNQKKKNTDVWASSSSKKQGNILSYWCFSPGFSMQDLKNQEVRCIILTSGTLSPLTSFTSEMRIEFPVTLENKHVIERDQIFVTVIDRGPDGVELSSAFDRRFIPENMASLGNTIANLSRVVPHGLLVFFPSFPLMEKTLEFWRAHGHADRIENVKPMFVEPKGKGTFNEVIDGYYSKVNDPASKGGSFFAVTRGKASEGLDFANTFGRGVIITGLPFPPRMDPRVVLKMQFLDEMSRKKVPGMKYLSGQEWYRQQAFRAVNQAIGRVIRHKDDYGAIFLCDQRFKGFSARDQLPAWVKPYVRVSDSFGNIVRDVSQFFRVAQKLRPFVEKKAPAEQSGGTAWEPAPQSSGFTSCSASQSSNAQKAKALDAHLPSLKRRRLSEYNQAGAAGMAKICIEYEQEVQESHRRPVNLLDALERGDHCGGEDGDTLVGEERANRLSTLSLQYDKRMEDELRGGKRKIKLVQEQRKSSSVDASDEAKAGRAKNFLAEMKKSLSAVNFDRVVKALQTYKKTDDLDALLTEAAVLTEDANTHNLLRGLYQFVRPHHKKRFDEKCQELTGHGCGYKPEHSLAKDMKKALVQTASDRQPAAGLTSSTSCTQLNTQQLNKGGEHLSQQGLKEPPKGSAPKSEVHTAFLADVKKSLGAEKSSQLFQAVLSYKKSDSYENLVSTVVSLLTERDEDFNLLIRFGTFIRPHHKKQYKEMLDALIGRSDSANDVCAAVRNVQQENNLSSTPLKTQSKISGFFSSSQRK; the protein is encoded by the exons ATGATGACTTCACTGACTCTGAACGGAGTCACGGTGAagtttccttttcctccttaTGACTGTCAGAAGGACTACATGAGCAAAGTGGTTGAATGTCTTCAAAAG AAGGTGAACGGGGTCCTGGAGAGTCCCACGGGTACAGGCAAGACCCTGTGCCTGCTCTGTGCCACCCTGGCCTGGAGAGAGCACTTTAAGGACACCATCTCCGCTCGTAAGATATCAGAGAAGCTGGGCGGGGAGGAGATGTTCCCGAACACACCCATGGCATCATGGGGGACGGCCGCCACAGACGGAGAGACACCGA ccTACTACACAGATGTTCCAAAGATCATATATGCATCCAGGACACACTCTCAGCTGGCACAGGTGATCAATGAGTTAAAGAACACTTCATACAG ACCTAAGGTGTGTGTGCTGGGATCCAGAGAGCAGCTGTGTATCAACCAGGAAGTGATGCGTCAGGAGAGCAACCACATCAAG GTCCATATGTGCAGAGCAAAGGTCTCCACCAGGTCGTGTGTCTTCTACAATAATGTTGAAG AGAAGAGCACTGACAAAGACTTGGCAAACTCTATCCTCGACGTGGAAGACTTGGTGAAATATGGCAACAAACAAAG GGTTTGTCCTTACTACCTCTCCCGTTCCTTGAAACAGCAAGCAGACATCATATTTATGCCGTATAACTACCTGCTGGATCCAAAG AGTCGCAGGGCGCACAACATCGAGCTAAAAGGAGCTGTGATCATCTTTGATGAAGCTCACAATGTG GAGAAGACGTGTGAAGAATCGACCTCATTCGACCTGACGCCTTACGATGTAGCCTCGGCCATCACAGCTGTGGACCGGCTGCTGTCTGAGCAGGCGAAAGGCGTCGGCAACGGAGACTCTGTGTCCGAAGACTTCAACGTAGAATCACTCAACTCGG gtttaAAATTAGACATTCAGTCGGTCGCTAAGATCAAAC AAATTCTGCTGGATCTGGAAGCCGCCATCGATTCCTACGATGTTCCAGGTGACAGAGGCATCACAAAGCCAGGAAT CTTCATCTATGAGCTGCTGGAGAGAGCACACCTGACCTACGACACCAAGACACCCGTTTATGAAGCTCTGGAGCAGATCAGCGGACACTTAGCAGGAc AATCGGGAATATTCATGAACACAGGGGGACTGCAGAAGCTGTCGGATATCATTCAG CTCGTGTTTTGTGGTGAACCAACAGAAAAGGACAGACAGCTGAGGATGCAGTCCAACACGGCTCATTTTAAG GTTCACATCCACCGAGACACCAGcaatcagaagaagaagaacactgaCGTTTGGGCTTCGTCTTCATCAAAGAAACAAG GAAACATTTTGAGCTATTGGTGCTTTTCTCCGGGCTTCAGCATGCAGGATCTGAAGAATCAGGAAGTCCGCTGCATCATTCTGACCAGCGGGACTCTCTCCCCTCTGACCTCGTTCACCTCTGAGATGAGGAT AGAATTCCCGGTGACTCTGGAGAACAAACACGTGATCGAGCGGGATCAGATCTTTGTCACTGTCATTGATCGAGGCCCCGATGGAGTCGAGTTAAGTTCAGCGTTCGACAGAAG GTTTATTCCTGAAAACATGGCGTCCTTAGGAAACACAATTG CCAACCTGAGTCGAGTGGTCCCTCACGGCCTCTTGGTGttttttccctccttccctTTGATGGAGAAAACTCTGGAGTTCTGGAGA GCTCACGGACATGCAGACCGCATAGAGAACGTGAAGCCCATGTTTGTTGAACCGAAAGGAAAGGGAACCTTTAACGAG GTTATTGACGGATATTACAGCAAAGTCAACGATCCAGCATCCAAAGGGGGGTCTTTCTTTGCAGTGACCCGAGGGAAG GCCAGTGAGGGTCTGGATTTTGCCAACACCTTTGGTCGGGGTGTCATCATAACCGGCCTTCCTTTCCCTCCAAGGATGGACCCTCGAGTCGTCCTGAAGATGCAGTTCTTGGATGAGATGAGCAGAAAGAAAGTTCCTGGAATGAAG tacctgtCTGGTCAGGAGTGGTATCGGCAGCAGGCTTTCAGAGCCGTGAATCAGGCCATCGGTCGAGTGATTCGACATAAAGACGACTACGGAGCCATCTTCCTGTGTGATCAGAG GTTTAAAGGCTTCTCCGCTCGGGATCAGCTTCCAGCGTGGGTCAAGCCTTACGTGCGTGTGTCCGACAGCTTCGGGAACATAGTCCGAGACGTCTCTCAGTTCTTCAGGGTCGCACAGAAACTG AGGCCTTTTGTGGAGAAGAAAGCTCCTGCAGAGCAGAGCGGTGGGACAGCGTGGGAACCCGCCCCTCAATCCTCTGGCTTCACTTCGTGCTCCGCCTCCCAAAGCTCGAATGCGCAGAAGGCCAAGGCGCTGGACGCTCACCTGCCCAgcctgaagaggaggagactcaGTGagt ACAATCAAGCTGGAGCGGCCGGGATGGCCAAGATCTGCATCGAGTACGAGCAGGAGGTGCAGGAGAGTCACAGGAGGCCGGTCAACCTGCTGGATGCTCTGGAGCGAGGAGACCACTGCGGCGGAGAGGACGGGGATACTCTTGTGGGAGAGGAGAGG gCAAACCGTTTGTCCACGCTGTCTCTTCAATATGACAAGAGGATGGAGGACGAGCTGCGGGGGGGCAAGCGGAAAATCAAACTGGTCCAAGAGCAG AGAAAGAGCTCGTCTGTGGACGCTTCTGATGAGGCGAAAGCCGGCAGAGCGAAAAACTTCCTGGCAGAGATGAAGAAGTCTCTGAGCGCGGTGAACTTTGACCGCGTCGTGAAGGCTCTGCAGACGTACAAAAAGACGGACGACCTGGACGCTCTGCTGACTGAAGCCGCCGTCTTAACTGAAGACGCTAACACTCACAATCTGCTGCGGG GCCTCTACCAGTTTGTTCGGCCTCATCACAAGAAGAGGTTCGATGAGAAATGTCAGGAGCTGACGGGACACGGCTGCGGATACAAACCGGAACACTCGCTGGCAAAGGACATGAAGAAAGCTCTGGTGCAGACCG CGTCAGACAGACAGCCTGCTGCAGgtctcacctcctccacctcctgcacTCAGCTGAACACTCAACAGCTCAACAAAGGAGGAGAACACCTGAGCCAGCAGGGACTAAAAGAACCTCCGAAag GTTCTGCTCCAAAGAGTGAAGTCCACACCGCTTTTCTGGCAGATGTGAAAAAGTCTCTCGGCGCAGAGAAGTCGTCTCAGCTCTTCCAGGCCGTCCTGAGCTACAAGAAGAGCGACAGCTATGAGAACCTGGTGAGCACGGTGGTGAGCTTATTAACCGAGAGAGACGAGGACTTCAACCTGCTGATCA gaTTTGGCACGTTTATTCGCCCTCACCATAAGAAGCAGTACAAAGAGATGCTGGATGCTCTGATCGGTCGGTCGGATTCTGCTAACgatgtttgtgctgctgtgaggaACGTCCAGCAAGAGAACA attTATCGTCGACGCCTTTGAAGACACAAAGCAAGATATCCGGTTTCTTTTCAAGCAGCCAAAGAAAATAG
- the ndufb11 gene encoding NADH dehydrogenase [ubiquinone] 1 beta subcomplex subunit 11, mitochondrial gives MLTRLLRLGPALPRLLLNQPARFVSQSKPSGSAGSAAVTQLHPAVDQGGHGEVDPYLKNPDYHGFSQDPHVDLWNMRMAFFCGISVVLVIGGTFLAYIPDNAETWGRREAERLIVQREAQGLPLISENYYDPSTIVLPTAGEE, from the exons ATGTTGACCCGACTGTTGCGGCTCGGGCCCGCTCTGCCCCGGTTATTGTTAAACCAGCCGGCCCGGTTTGTGTCTCAGTCCAAACCGAGCGGTTCCGCCGGTTCGGCCGCTGTGACGCAGCTGCACCCCGCGGTTGACCAGGGTGGACATGGCGAGGTCGACCCGTACCTCAAG aATCCAGACTACCATGGCTTCTCCCAAGACCCTCATGTGGATTTGTGGAACATGAGGATGGCCTTCTTCTGTGGTATCTCGGTGGTTCTCGTTATAGGAGGGACTTTTCTCGCCTATATACCAGACAACGC TGAGACTTGGGGCAGGAGGGAGGCAGAGCGTCTGATTGTGCAGAGAGAGGCACAGGGTCTACCTCTGATAAGCGAGAACTACTACGACCCGAGCACGATCGTCCTGCCCACGGCTGGAGAGGAGTAG